In Eremothecium gossypii ATCC 10895 chromosome IV, complete sequence, the genomic stretch CATAAATAACTATCGGCTCATTAAACAAATAGGCTCAGGAGCATTCGGTATTGTGTTCCTCGCGGAGGACTTCATCACAGGCGAGGAGTATGCGATCAAGGCGGTGATGAAGCAGCACAGCGGCAGCGCAGACGAGGGCGTCAGGCGGTCGACAATTTTGCGCACGCAGCTGTACCACTTCTTCAAGTCTTTCCAGAACCGGCTGTATCTACCATCTGTGGACCTGGAATCGATCCGGACATTATCCCAAGAGCAGCTGGCCCACGCGCCACATTATAAGGAGCTGCTGATGCACCTGACTGTGCACACCCACGAACATGTGGTTACCATACATCAGGTGATGGAGTCAAGCCTGGCAACATTTATTGTTATGGATTACATCACGTGCGACCTTTTCTCAGCCATTGTCAACGAGCAAGTCTTTGCTAAGGATGGCCTACTGATTAAGAAGGTCTTCCTGCAGCTGTGCGAGGTTATTTTCTACTGCCACCGACTCGGCGTCTATCATTGCGACCTAAAGCCGGAGAACATTCTTCTGGACAAATGGTACAACGTACATGTATGCGATTTCGGGCTGGCCACACCCGTGCCGGAGCTCGCCCCCAATGTCTGCGTAGGCTCGTCTTACTACATGGCACCCGAGCGCGGATCGCTCGGTCGTGAGCTCCGAGCTCCTACTGCTGCAGGCGACGTTTGGGCAATCGGTATAATTCTAATAAACCTTGTCTGCATTTGCAATCCGTGGGTGAAGGCAGATGGCCTAGTGGATGGAACATTCCGGCACTTTTTGACTAATCCGCGCGTTCTAATGAAGATCCTTCCTATCACCGACGAGTTCTACAGCATTTTACTGCAGGTACTGCAGCTAGATCCGGAGCACCGGTCTACGCTCCCAGTACTGATGGAGGCGGTTGCGAATTGCGAACACTTCACCGTAGAAGGCCCTTTGTCTACTGTGGAGCGTCTATCGGTGGAACAGTACAACCGGTTTCTGGGCGACAGCTATAACGTCCGCTCACGTAAACTATGTGATGATTACTACTCAGAAGACGACGAATTCACCACAGACGACTGTGGATATGACAGCGACAGGGTGCCGCACAGTCTATACGGCATCGGCGACAACTATTTACCACGCAGCCTTTCCGGTGACGGAAGATGCGACACGGCGTCATCCGCTGCTCCAGAGCTGCTCTTGAGCACTTCGCTCGAAACAAACTATTCACGAGATGGTAGGTGGTTACCTAACTATGCTCATCTGTGACAGATATGTACAATTAACTACGGGATATGGCAATTGATGTAACATAATTTTACTGCTGGTCGTATGCAGAGCCTGCGGGTGTGCTCGGATTCGCAAGATCTTGCAACTTCCGTAACGCCGTGTTGAGCGTATCGCCGGGACTTCCTTCAGTACTTCTGATTAATGCGCAGTCGGGTTCTTCCGCGCTCGGTAACTCCAAGTCGCGAAACTGCGACGCTACCATCTCGGGCCCCATATAGTGATTTTTGCGGCGGGCGACCCGTTCCAAGACCTCCTCCTGGGAAGCATGCAGAACCAGGAAGTCCAGGCGCACTTCCCCACACACCTCGCGAAGAAAATCCCTGTACTTCTTTTTCAGCGCGGAGCATGTGACGACCACCGGGCCTTGCCGCTCAAGCGTGATCCTTCTGGCATGTTCCGCGAGCTCTCTCAGCCAGCCCCACCGGTCCTCGTCATCCAGTGGGATGCCGTTTGCCATTTTTTGGATATTTGTTGGAGGATGTAACCCGTCGCCTTCTATGAAGGGAGTCCCCATGAGCTCCGCAAGGGCTGCCCCTATGGTAGACTTGCCCGTGCCAGCAGTCCCTGCGACAATGATAATTGTTGGCACGGATGGAGCGCTTGTTGGCTGAGATATTGGGTTGGTCATAATGCCTCTCCAGCGACTACAAGCCAGGGGAAGCGTGAGCCCGTCTCTAGATTTCTGGCTTTAGATATCTGTTGGCTTAAGTAATGGGTGTACATAGCGACACGACACACCGGCACCCCAACAAAAGCAAGGCACTTAGTTATAACGACGTACATATCACTATTTGATGACTAACGGAcgcggggcggcggggAGAATATGTTTATGTCACGGACTGCTAGCAGTGGCTGGTGGATCCAACATAAGCCCCAGTGCACGAGATCTGGGTGCAGACCTACAACTTTGCTAGCACCACGGACGacgctccgccgccgccgttACAGATACCAGCTACACCTACCTTACCACCCTCCTGCTGTAGAATGGAGAGTAGAGTGACAATGATACGGGCACCAGAACAGCCTAGGGGGTGGCCCAAGGCCACTGCACCACCGTAAACGTTGACCTTTGAAGGGTCCAGGCCCAAAAGCTTGGTGTTTGCCAAGCCGACCACGGAGAAGGCCTCGTTTAGCTCAACGAAGTCGACCTCGTTAATGTCCTGGATCCCTGCATGCTTCAATGCTTTTGGAATGGCGAGGGAGGGCGCCCAGGTGAAGTCTGCTGGCTCGTGGGCAGCCTCACCCCAACCCTTAATCAAAGCGGATGGGCGGAGGTTCAACTCCTTTAGCTTGCGCTCGGATACAAGGATGATGGCCGCACCACCATCGTTGATTGGAGAAGCGTTTGGTGCTGTGACAGTCCCGTTTTCCTTCTTGAAAACGGGTCTCGCAGCCTTCAATTTCTCAGCATTGAATTTGGTGGTCTCTTCATCCTGCGACACGGTGACATCTGGCTTCCCCCTAACACCCTTGATCGTCACTGGCGCGATCTCGGCTGCAAACTTGCCCTCTGCATGGGCCTTTTGGGCCTTCTGGTACGATTCGATCGCAAAGTTGTCCTGCTCCTCACGCGTGATCGAATGGTCCGATGCGCACTTCTCAGCATGCACACCCATCGCCTGGTGGTCGTATGCATCATTTAGACCATCGCGCTGGATTCCGTCGATGAGCTTCGCCTCTCCGAAGCGCGCACCGCCACGCGCCGCTGGCATGTAGTACGGCGTGTTGGTCATGGACTCCGCACCGCCTGCAACCACGATGTCTGCGGTCCCACACTTGATCGCCTGGGCTGCCAAAATAAGCGCCTTCATTCCGGACGCACAAACCTTGTTCACGGTGGTGGCTACAATACTCTTGGGCAAGCCGGCAGCGAGCGCCACCTGTCTCGCAGGAGCTTGGCCCACGTTTGCAGAGAGCACATTCCCGAAAATAATCTCATCGACCTGGGAGGCGTCGATCTGGGGTACTTGCGATAACGCGGCCTTCACGGCATGTGCCCCCAAGTCCACGTAAGTTTGCGAGGCTAGCGATCCTTGGAATGATCCAATCGGGGTTCTTGCTGCCGCCACAATGTAAACGTTCTCAGACATTCTCGTATTCGTGAAGATATTCAGTACGTTGCTGCAATACAACTACAGATCGGACTGTGAAATTGTTCGTCGGCACCACTGGGAGCTCTTATGGAGGTGTGCAATAAACATAGCTGGTTGCAGAACGGATTCGCAGTTGGAGTAAGGTCAGCGGCGCCGTAGGGAGGTGTCCGGGTGTGCTGAACCGTGAGGCCACGTGATTAAGTATGGCAAAGAATCCTACTGACTCTCGCAAGGAGCAGTCCGCACGACTCGATGCTGCTCTGACACTACTGTGGTGCTGTATTGCATTACATCACTTGGTTTCTGTTAATACTAGAGGCCACGAAAGGATGTTGTGCTCTATGACGTAtgcctgctgctgcgtaGCCAGTTGAGCTACGAAGTTCAAGAGAGCGGCCCCCTAGGTCCAAGACTCAAGCCGCGGACAATGATGGCCGCCTGAGTAACGTGCAAAGCTGTATTCTATATTGGCGGCCAGCTGGAAGCGCCCAGGGCGCCGTTGCTGACCTAAGCGTCCACGTGCTCTACAATTGTCATCTGCACAAGGCGCACCCATGCTAGCGATGCGCTGCTGtgcggcgcggccggctTGTCCGGCGCAAAATGGGTGCTAGTGCCAGCCGCACCGTTGCGCCCTGAACGAGGCCACGTGTACGTagcatcacgtgaccgaGCGGCAGGACCAAGGCGCAATGCCGCTGGTTCAGCGGATGTTTGTACTAGGCGCGGGTCTCACAACTGCATCTGCGCGGGCTTTGTGTTGCGGGGCTGCCGCGCTGTCAAAAATTTTCCCAGCTGCGATGAGCACTTGGTCAGCTTCCAGCAAGCGCAGCGTCACCTAGCATGAAGTTCCTAACGACCAACTTTCTCAAGTGCTCCGTGCCCGCGTGCGACGGCAGCAACGACAACTTTCCGCTGCGCTACATCGGTGACAAGtgccagctgcagcaggacAGTTCCATCGAATTCAACCCAGACTTCCTGTTGCGCATTCTTGACCGCGTGCAGTGGGATGCGATAGTCATGGTTGCCGCAGACCTCGGCAACAGCTCGATTCCTGCTCAGCGGCCCAGCTTTCCTGCCACTGCGGCGGAGCTTTCGGAGGACGATGCTGCCATTCTACGTGATATACATGTGCTACTACTTCAGACGAGCATCATCGAAGGGGAAATGCAGTGCCGCAACTGTGGCCACACATACTACATCAAGAACAGCATCCCCAACCTCCTGTTACCACCGCATCTCGCTTAGGCACGGGTTATGCGGAAGCTGCTCCGCGTTATCCTGGCGCTATCGGCGCCGTACATACAAGAAAATAACTGTAAACTATCGATATACATTGTGACGCGCAGATTACCTAGATTAGAATGGCCGGTTCTATTGCGCAGATAGCTCTATCCACTGCATATAGCTCATAATCTAACTTATCACGTGCTTAAcaatcacgtgactatGCGAACGCCTCGCCTCCCCATGAAAGGTAATATTGCGGAAGTTGTCCTTTACCGTTGCAGCAAGACCATCAACGATCACCAATATTCGAACCCAAGGCCAGTAGCTCTAGATGGTCGCATGATGGAAACTACCAACACCCAAAAGC encodes the following:
- the TRM112 gene encoding RNA methylation protein TRM112 (Syntenic homolog of Saccharomyces cerevisiae YNR046W (TRM112)), with translation MKFLTTNFLKCSVPACDGSNDNFPLRYIGDKCQLQQDSSIEFNPDFLLRILDRVQWDAIVMVAADLGNSSIPAQRPSFPATAAELSEDDAAILRDIHVLLLQTSIIEGEMQCRNCGHTYYIKNSIPNLLLPPHLA
- the SKS1 gene encoding putative serine/threonine protein kinase SKS1 (Syntenic homolog of Saccharomyces cerevisiae YDR247W (VHS1) and YPL026C (SKS1)) — its product is MLTNTHINNYRLIKQIGSGAFGIVFLAEDFITGEEYAIKAVMKQHSGSADEGVRRSTILRTQLYHFFKSFQNRLYLPSVDLESIRTLSQEQLAHAPHYKELLMHLTVHTHEHVVTIHQVMESSLATFIVMDYITCDLFSAIVNEQVFAKDGLLIKKVFLQLCEVIFYCHRLGVYHCDLKPENILLDKWYNVHVCDFGLATPVPELAPNVCVGSSYYMAPERGSLGRELRAPTAAGDVWAIGIILINLVCICNPWVKADGLVDGTFRHFLTNPRVLMKILPITDEFYSILLQVLQLDPEHRSTLPVLMEAVANCEHFTVEGPLSTVERLSVEQYNRFLGDSYNVRSRKLCDDYYSEDDEFTTDDCGYDSDRVPHSLYGIGDNYLPRSLSGDGRCDTASSAAPELLLSTSLETNYSRDGRWLPNYAHL
- the ERG10 gene encoding acetyl-CoA C-acetyltransferase (Syntenic homolog of Saccharomyces cerevisiae YPL028W (ERG10)); protein product: MSENVYIVAAARTPIGSFQGSLASQTYVDLGAHAVKAALSQVPQIDASQVDEIIFGNVLSANVGQAPARQVALAAGLPKSIVATTVNKVCASGMKALILAAQAIKCGTADIVVAGGAESMTNTPYYMPAARGGARFGEAKLIDGIQRDGLNDAYDHQAMGVHAEKCASDHSITREEQDNFAIESYQKAQKAHAEGKFAAEIAPVTIKGVRGKPDVTVSQDEETTKFNAEKLKAARPVFKKENGTVTAPNASPINDGGAAIILVSERKLKELNLRPSALIKGWGEAAHEPADFTWAPSLAIPKALKHAGIQDINEVDFVELNEAFSVVGLANTKLLGLDPSKVNVYGGAVALGHPLGCSGARIIVTLLSILQQEGGKVGVAGICNGGGGASSVVLAKL
- a CDS encoding gluconokinase (Syntenic homolog of Saccharomyces cerevisiae YDR248C) codes for the protein MTNPISQPTSAPSVPTIIIVAGTAGTGKSTIGAALAELMGTPFIEGDGLHPPTNIQKMANGIPLDDEDRWGWLRELAEHARRITLERQGPVVVTCSALKKKYRDFLREVCGEVRLDFLVLHASQEEVLERVARRKNHYMGPEMVASQFRDLELPSAEEPDCALIRSTEGSPGDTLNTALRKLQDLANPSTPAGSAYDQQ